In Streptomyces erythrochromogenes, the DNA window CGGCTGCGCCCCGGCCGCGGAAGGCCATCAGCCACAACCGGGCGGCGTAGGCGGCGGTGAGCAGGGCGGTGAGCACGCCGGCGATCAGCACCAGCCAGCCGGCGGCGCTGGGAGCGAGGTCGGAGTGGCCGGTGGCGGTCTGCTCGGCGGCGACGAGGACGGCTTCCTTGGAGAAGAAGCCGGCGAAGGGCGGGATGGCGGCGAGCGCGAGCAGCGCGATCGTCATCGTCCAGAAGGCGTCGGGGATGCGCTTGGCCAGGCCGTCCATCCGGGACATGGCGGCCAGGGAGTTCGTACCGGCGGCGTGGATGATCACGCCCGCACCCAGGAAGAGGAGCGCCTTGAAGGCGCCGTGGGACAGGAGGTGGAAGACGGCCGCGCTGCGGTCGGCGACGGCCAGGGCGCCGGTCATGTAGGCGAGCTGGCCGATCGTGGAGTAGGCGAGCACCCGCTTGATGTCGTCCTGGGCCAGGGCGGCGAGGCCGGAGCCGACCATCGTGACGGCCGCCATGACGGCCATGACCACCAGTGCGGCGGCGGAGGCCGCGAAGACGGGCAGGAGGCGGGCGATGAAGTAGACACCGGCGGCGACCATCGTCGCGGCGTGGATCAGCGCGGAGACGGGGGTGGGGCCGGCCATCGCGTCGGGGAGCCAGGTGTGCAGCGGGAACTGCGCGGACTTGCCGGCGACTCCGGCGAGCAGGAGCAGCGCGATCAGCGTCGGGTGGTCGAGTCCGCCGGCGGCGACGGTCCCCAGGATCTTCGTGATCCGGAAGGAGCCGGCGTCGGTGGCGAGCGCGAACAGGCCGATGAGGAAGGGGACGTCGCCGAGCTTGGTGACGAGGAAGGCCTTCAGGGATGCGGAGCGGGCCGCTTCGGTCTCCCAGTAGTGGCCGACGAGGAAGTACGAGCAGATGCCCATGACTTCCCAGCCGACCAGCAGCACCATCAGGTCGCCGGAGTAGACGACGAGCAGCATGGCGGAGGTGAACAGCGAGACGAGGGCGGCGTACGAGGGGTAGCGCGGGTCCTCGCGGAGGTACGCCGTCGAGTAGAGCTGTACGCAGGTGGCGACGACCCCGACGAGGACGGCGACCAGTGCGGCGAAGCCGTCGATGTAGAGCGAGAGGTCGATCGGCACGGAGCCGGTCGGGGTCAGCTCGGTCGCGGTGCTGACCGGCTGCCCGCCGCCCTGGCGGACGGCGACGGCCACGGCCAGTACGGCGGCGGCGAGCGTCGGCAGGATCGCGAGCGGGCGGACGAATCCGGGGGCGCTGCGGCCGAGCAGCAGGCCCGCCACCGCGCCCAGGAAGGGCAGCAGCGGGACGAGGACGGCGAGGGTCGTGGTGCTCACGCGGCGACCTCCGGCCGGGCGGTGCTGGTGCTGTCGCTGTTGTCGTTCGGGTCGGGCTCGTGGCCTTCGGCGGTGTCGCGCAGGCGGTCGACGTCCGAGGTGCCGCGGTTGCGGTACACCATCAGCACGATCGCGAGGCCGATGCCGATCTCGGCGGCGGCGATGGCGATGGTGAAGAGGGTGAGGGCCTGGCCGGCGTGCAGGGTGTCGCGCAGCCAGACGTCGAAGGCCACCAGGTTGAGGTTGACGGCGTTGAGCATCAGCTCGACGGACATCAGGACCAGGATGGCGTTGCGGCGGGCGAGCACTCCGTACAGGCCCGTGCAGAAGAGGAGCGCCGCGAGCACGGCGGGGTAGGCGAGGTGCATCAGCGCTTCCCCTTGTCACGGGCGTCGGCGGGGTCGTTGCGGCGGGACAGCACGATGGCGCCGATCAGGGCGGCGAGGAGGAGGACCGAGAGCGCCTCGAAGGGCAGCACCCAGTGCTGGAAGAGGATCTCGCCGGAGACCTTCGTGGAGCCCTGGACCGGCCCGTCCAGGTCGATCCAGGTGGTGCGGAAGGCGTCGACGACCACCCAGACCAGGGCGACGGCCGCGACGACGGCGACGCCGAGCGCGATCCACCGGTTGCCGGAGTCCGCGTCCGGGGAGCGGCCGATGGGGGCCTTGGTGAGCATCAGCCCGAAGAGGAGGAGGACGACCACGGAGCCGAGGTAGATCAGGACCTGGACCCAGGCGATGAACTCGGCGGTCAGCAGCAGGTACTCGACGGCGATGCCGCCGAGGGCGACGACGAGCCAGAGGGCAGCGTGCACCAGCTGCTTGGTGGTGACCGTGACGAGGGCCGCCCCGAAGGTGGCGAGGCCCACGAGGAGGAAGGCGATCTCGACGCCCGTCGGGGACAGGAAACCGGGCCCGGTGGTGGCGGCTGCGGCCACGGTGGCGGCGGGGGTCACGCGTCTGACTCCGGGGTCGGGGTGGTCGGCGGTTCGGTCTCGGCCGTCTGGGCGGCGGCTTCTGCGGCGGCCGCCGCGGCGGCCGCGGCTGCTGCTGCTTCGGCCTTCTCCACCGCCTTGCGGGCGGCGGCGATCTCCTTGGGCTCCTCGGCCCGCGGGTCGAGGGCGGGCGGGGCGGGGACGGTCCACATCCACTCGCGGAGTTTGTCGCGCTCGTGGGTCAGCTCGTGGATGTCGGTCTCCGCGTACTCGAACTCCGGCGACCAGAAGAGGGCGTCGAAGGGGCACACCTCGATGCAGATGCCGCAGTACATGCAGAGGGAGAAGTCGATGGCGAAGCGGTCGAGCACGTTG includes these proteins:
- a CDS encoding NuoI/complex I 23 kDa subunit family protein; amino-acid sequence: MPIPGSGLAKGLAVTLRTMTKRSHTAQYPDVQPELPPRSRGVIGLFEENCTVCMLCARECPDWCIYIDSHKETVPASTPGGRERSRNVLDRFAIDFSLCMYCGICIEVCPFDALFWSPEFEYAETDIHELTHERDKLREWMWTVPAPPALDPRAEEPKEIAAARKAVEKAEAAAAAAAAAAAAEAAAQTAETEPPTTPTPESDA
- a CDS encoding NADH-quinone oxidoreductase subunit 5 family protein — its product is MSTTTLAVLVPLLPFLGAVAGLLLGRSAPGFVRPLAILPTLAAAVLAVAVAVRQGGGQPVSTATELTPTGSVPIDLSLYIDGFAALVAVLVGVVATCVQLYSTAYLREDPRYPSYAALVSLFTSAMLLVVYSGDLMVLLVGWEVMGICSYFLVGHYWETEAARSASLKAFLVTKLGDVPFLIGLFALATDAGSFRITKILGTVAAGGLDHPTLIALLLLAGVAGKSAQFPLHTWLPDAMAGPTPVSALIHAATMVAAGVYFIARLLPVFAASAAALVVMAVMAAVTMVGSGLAALAQDDIKRVLAYSTIGQLAYMTGALAVADRSAAVFHLLSHGAFKALLFLGAGVIIHAAGTNSLAAMSRMDGLAKRIPDAFWTMTIALLALAAIPPFAGFFSKEAVLVAAEQTATGHSDLAPSAAGWLVLIAGVLTALLTAAYAARLWLMAFRGRGAAAPDHGKEPFAMTGVLWLLAIPSVGFGLAADSLADWFDGRALTPTLATSVLGTGAAVIGAMLTYALWQRATVKAATAPAAGPARSAGAAEQPAAVAATVSAATAAAESAAETPEVAEVTHEHPAVPAGPAADPGRALLGPLHPHAADGFHLDAVYSRLFVRPVRAAARLVAFLDREVVDTYVRGAGTGTRLLGGLVRRAQTGNVQSYLSALLAGAVVLAIATAVLANVNAGS
- a CDS encoding NADH-quinone oxidoreductase subunit J family protein encodes the protein MTPAATVAAAATTGPGFLSPTGVEIAFLLVGLATFGAALVTVTTKQLVHAALWLVVALGGIAVEYLLLTAEFIAWVQVLIYLGSVVVLLLFGLMLTKAPIGRSPDADSGNRWIALGVAVVAAVALVWVVVDAFRTTWIDLDGPVQGSTKVSGEILFQHWVLPFEALSVLLLAALIGAIVLSRRNDPADARDKGKR
- the nuoK gene encoding NADH-quinone oxidoreductase subunit NuoK; the encoded protein is MHLAYPAVLAALLFCTGLYGVLARRNAILVLMSVELMLNAVNLNLVAFDVWLRDTLHAGQALTLFTIAIAAAEIGIGLAIVLMVYRNRGTSDVDRLRDTAEGHEPDPNDNSDSTSTARPEVAA